From the Nocardiopsis changdeensis genome, one window contains:
- a CDS encoding cupin domain-containing protein, translating to MDATANTTAPRAIPFDEIVIGEARRTLLFEGRRYGSGISFFLVDNEPGQGPGLHRHPYSETWTVLEGEATITIGEERLVARAGDTAVVGPHVWHGFVNSGTGRLRIMCVHASDTMIQEFKDEL from the coding sequence ATGGACGCCACCGCGAACACCACGGCCCCCCGCGCCATCCCGTTCGACGAGATCGTCATCGGCGAGGCCCGCCGCACCCTGCTCTTCGAGGGCCGCAGGTACGGCTCCGGGATCAGCTTCTTCCTCGTCGACAACGAGCCCGGCCAGGGCCCCGGCCTGCACCGCCACCCCTACAGCGAGACCTGGACCGTCCTGGAGGGCGAGGCCACCATCACCATCGGCGAGGAGCGCCTGGTGGCCCGGGCCGGGGACACCGCGGTGGTCGGCCCCCACGTGTGGCACGGGTTCGTCAACTCCGGCACCGGACGCCTGCGCATCATGTGCGTGCACGCCTCCGACACCATGATCCAGGAGTTCAAGGACGAACTGTGA
- a CDS encoding ArsR/SmtB family transcription factor, with translation MDRKSARFHIGADDVSAIRFGVSPGHELAHAVRILLNPQRHPLQWGWLRSVRASVPAAALDRLTAVIRREGYFPDFLTAAPSWDMTPEEEIERLRAVPMDAVRFDLGKVLVRSEGRAKDLVAGMIEHPRRTRDMIADAWEQVWEATMAPHWPQIRRLMGADIDLRMRRMGAGGVGAMVATLHETVRWHRNTIEVALRMHDEDVRCEGSGVVLAPSVMGTARCAVLTEPPVQPSLFYPVDGLAETWIHGAAAEEALTELLGAGRARVLACLDGPRTTSEVGDACGMAVSTASHHLGVLRRSRLVHARREGNRVLHTRTPMGETLLGRG, from the coding sequence ATGGATCGAAAGAGTGCCCGGTTCCACATCGGCGCCGACGACGTGTCGGCCATCCGGTTCGGGGTGTCCCCGGGCCACGAGCTGGCGCACGCCGTGCGCATCCTGCTGAACCCGCAGCGGCACCCGCTCCAGTGGGGGTGGCTGCGGTCGGTGCGGGCGTCGGTGCCGGCCGCGGCCCTGGACCGGCTGACCGCCGTGATCCGCCGGGAGGGGTACTTCCCGGACTTCCTCACCGCGGCGCCGAGCTGGGACATGACCCCCGAGGAGGAGATCGAGCGGCTGCGCGCGGTGCCGATGGACGCGGTCCGCTTCGACCTGGGCAAGGTGCTGGTGCGCTCGGAGGGGCGCGCCAAGGACCTGGTGGCGGGCATGATCGAGCACCCGCGGCGGACCCGGGACATGATCGCCGACGCCTGGGAGCAGGTGTGGGAGGCGACGATGGCCCCGCACTGGCCGCAGATCCGCCGGCTGATGGGCGCGGACATCGACCTGCGGATGCGGCGGATGGGCGCCGGCGGGGTGGGCGCGATGGTGGCGACCCTGCACGAGACGGTGCGCTGGCACCGCAACACCATCGAGGTGGCGCTGCGCATGCACGACGAGGACGTGCGGTGCGAGGGCAGCGGGGTGGTGCTCGCCCCGTCGGTGATGGGCACCGCCCGGTGCGCGGTGCTCACCGAGCCGCCGGTCCAGCCCTCCCTGTTCTACCCGGTGGACGGGCTGGCCGAGACCTGGATCCACGGCGCCGCCGCCGAGGAGGCGCTGACGGAGCTGCTGGGCGCGGGCCGGGCCCGGGTGCTGGCCTGCCTGGACGGGCCCCGGACCACCTCGGAGGTGGGCGACGCCTGCGGGATGGCGGTCTCCACGGCCTCCCACCACCTGGGGGTGCTGCGCCGCTCCCGGCTGGTCCACGCCCGCCGGGAGGGGAACCGGGTGCTGCACACCCGCACCCCGATGGGCGAGACCCTCCTGGGCCGCGGCTGA
- a CDS encoding Na+/H+ antiporter NhaC family protein, whose product MTASPPERTADGAAATANTSRGARVVRVLNPVLSAVGLVACLVCGLLYEPPTLWGLLPILLFAALVVLGMNMLPASVVSTVGGLLILMPGPGAMADIAVASLGNQVTLIGVIIMFGAAVGEVMRRTRVADVIVGGIVGLVGGRGPLVTAFAVMVACLALVASLGTLAGALAIAAPLVIPVAARLGYTRSATAAMMFIGGCAGLALAPFAGSNVAIMTAADAGYLEYLLYGALPLTAVSLVVGLPVVRWMQRRTEGTGDEYGEADMVQGLDRPDRRARTATALFSVVLAGSVVWAVASGVGILFPLVALPVLGLLTGLVGGLGPVGTLRALGTGARSMIGMLVLFVLLAVLFVVLDSLQPFDVILELYGERLEGLGPFLFAIAIALLGWVGVPGATAAQVVLIDELFGGLASSIGIGVATWIIVLLFASKADTYGPFPNANMVGAMGMARSTNLKNVLITGWAVLIPVCAVYTLIMFIETR is encoded by the coding sequence ATGACCGCCTCTCCCCCCGAACGGACCGCCGACGGCGCGGCCGCGACGGCGAACACCTCCCGCGGCGCACGCGTCGTCCGCGTCCTGAACCCGGTGCTGTCGGCCGTCGGCCTGGTGGCCTGCCTCGTCTGCGGACTGCTCTACGAGCCGCCCACGCTCTGGGGCCTGCTGCCCATCCTGCTGTTCGCCGCCCTGGTCGTCCTGGGCATGAACATGCTGCCCGCCTCCGTGGTCAGCACGGTCGGCGGCCTGCTCATCCTCATGCCGGGCCCCGGCGCCATGGCCGACATCGCGGTGGCGTCGCTCGGCAACCAGGTGACGCTCATCGGCGTGATCATCATGTTCGGGGCCGCGGTGGGCGAGGTCATGCGCCGGACCCGGGTGGCCGACGTGATCGTCGGCGGGATCGTCGGCCTGGTCGGCGGGCGCGGCCCCCTGGTGACCGCGTTCGCCGTCATGGTGGCCTGCCTGGCGCTCGTGGCCTCCCTGGGGACCCTGGCCGGGGCCCTGGCCATCGCGGCGCCCCTGGTCATCCCGGTCGCGGCCCGCCTGGGCTACACGCGCAGCGCGACCGCGGCGATGATGTTCATCGGCGGCTGCGCCGGCCTGGCCCTGGCCCCCTTCGCCGGGTCGAACGTCGCCATCATGACGGCGGCGGACGCCGGCTACCTCGAGTACCTCCTCTACGGCGCGCTGCCCCTGACGGCGGTCTCGCTGGTGGTGGGCCTGCCCGTGGTGCGGTGGATGCAGCGCCGCACCGAGGGCACCGGGGACGAGTACGGCGAGGCCGACATGGTCCAGGGACTGGACCGCCCCGACCGGCGCGCCCGCACCGCGACCGCGCTCTTCTCCGTCGTCCTGGCGGGGTCGGTGGTGTGGGCCGTGGCCTCCGGCGTCGGCATCCTCTTCCCCCTGGTCGCGCTGCCCGTCCTGGGGCTGCTCACCGGTCTCGTCGGCGGGCTGGGCCCGGTCGGGACCCTGCGGGCACTGGGCACGGGGGCCCGGAGCATGATCGGCATGCTGGTGCTGTTCGTCCTGCTGGCGGTGCTGTTCGTGGTGCTCGACTCCCTCCAGCCCTTCGACGTGATCCTGGAGCTGTACGGCGAGCGGCTGGAGGGCCTGGGCCCCTTCCTGTTCGCGATCGCCATCGCCCTGCTCGGCTGGGTCGGGGTCCCCGGCGCCACCGCGGCCCAGGTGGTGCTGATCGACGAGCTGTTCGGCGGCCTGGCCTCGAGCATCGGCATCGGCGTGGCCACGTGGATCATCGTCCTGCTCTTCGCGTCCAAGGCCGACACGTACGGCCCCTTCCCCAACGCGAACATGGTCGGCGCCATGGGCATGGCACGGTCGACGAACCTGAAGAACGTCCTGATCACCGGATGGGCGGTGCTGATCCCCGTCTGTGCGGTCTACACCCTCATCATGTTCATCGAGACCCGCTGA
- a CDS encoding NAD(P)-binding domain-containing protein, which produces MTGGAPGGPQEAEVVVVGAGQAGLSAAWHLRRLGLVPGTDAVVLDRGPAPGGAWQFRWEALRLDDAHKVDDLPGMREIGLSFATADGDRPARDVVREYYDRYERAFDLRVRRPVEVTAVREAGDGRLRVETDRGALLTRALVNASGTWARPFRPYFAGAADFRGVQVSTPQYRSARDFAGLRVAVVGGGTSATGFLHELEGVAASTVWVTRRPVRFTDDPGAGVEAVRRADEAARAGRPLPSISSGTGLPATPRNLAAVERGLLVARPMFAAVEPDGLRWADGAFEPVDAIIWATGFRAELTHLAPLGLREPGGGVRVEQGRSVRDPRVFLAGYGPQASTIGANRAGRTVARQVVEYLRGAPAAA; this is translated from the coding sequence ATGACGGGCGGAGCACCGGGAGGACCGCAGGAGGCGGAGGTGGTCGTGGTGGGCGCGGGCCAGGCCGGCCTGTCGGCGGCCTGGCACCTGCGCCGCCTGGGCCTGGTGCCGGGCACCGACGCGGTGGTCCTGGACCGAGGGCCCGCCCCCGGCGGGGCCTGGCAGTTCCGCTGGGAGGCGCTGCGCCTGGACGACGCCCACAAGGTCGACGACCTGCCGGGCATGCGGGAGATCGGGCTGAGCTTCGCCACCGCCGACGGCGACCGCCCGGCCCGCGACGTCGTCCGCGAGTACTACGACCGCTACGAGCGGGCCTTCGACCTGCGGGTGCGCCGCCCGGTCGAGGTCACGGCGGTCCGCGAGGCCGGCGACGGCCGCCTGCGGGTGGAGACCGACCGGGGGGCCCTGCTCACCCGGGCGCTGGTCAACGCCAGCGGCACCTGGGCCCGGCCCTTCCGCCCGTACTTCGCGGGCGCCGCGGACTTCCGGGGCGTGCAGGTGTCCACGCCGCAGTACCGGTCCGCGCGGGACTTCGCGGGCCTGCGCGTGGCCGTGGTGGGCGGGGGCACCTCCGCCACCGGCTTCCTGCACGAACTGGAGGGGGTGGCCGCCTCGACGGTCTGGGTCACCCGGCGCCCGGTGCGGTTCACCGACGACCCCGGGGCCGGGGTCGAGGCGGTGCGCCGGGCGGACGAGGCCGCCCGCGCGGGGCGGCCGCTGCCCAGCATCTCCAGCGGCACGGGCCTGCCCGCCACCCCGCGCAACCTGGCCGCCGTCGAACGCGGGCTCCTGGTCGCCCGCCCCATGTTCGCCGCCGTGGAGCCCGACGGGCTGCGCTGGGCCGACGGGGCCTTCGAGCCCGTGGACGCGATCATCTGGGCCACGGGCTTCCGCGCCGAGCTCACCCACCTGGCCCCCCTGGGGCTGCGCGAACCCGGGGGAGGGGTGAGGGTGGAGCAGGGCCGCTCGGTGCGCGACCCGCGCGTGTTCCTGGCCGGGTACGGGCCGCAGGCCAGCACCATCGGCGCCAACCGGGCCGGGCGGACCGTCGCCCGCCAGGTGGTGGAGTACCTGCGCGGCGCACCGGCCGCCGCCTGA
- a CDS encoding MurR/RpiR family transcriptional regulator, with product MTPQRGTTPSERFDRNVQRRSAQVLKQRVLEQQRAEFDTALAWAAEEDAIERAAALIVSARRRYLLGSGKSLGYACMLASDLTAGLSGVHFVDGSALRALDVLSDIRAGDLLVAVSLSRYRRETVEVARTYAERGGTLVLITDAEDAPLVRYAAAAVVLDLSSASYTNSPTSVALSLHLLATLTIASSKGAGRRLRERDALSAELGLYTEEE from the coding sequence ATGACCCCCCAGCGCGGAACCACCCCGTCCGAGCGCTTCGACCGCAACGTCCAGCGCCGCTCCGCCCAGGTGCTCAAGCAGCGCGTCCTCGAACAGCAGCGCGCCGAGTTCGACACCGCCCTGGCCTGGGCCGCGGAGGAGGACGCCATCGAGCGGGCCGCCGCCCTGATCGTCTCCGCCCGGCGCCGCTACCTCCTGGGATCGGGCAAGTCCCTGGGCTACGCCTGCATGCTCGCCTCCGACCTCACGGCGGGCCTGTCCGGCGTCCACTTCGTCGACGGCTCCGCGCTGCGCGCACTCGACGTGCTCAGCGACATCCGCGCCGGGGACCTGCTGGTGGCGGTCTCCCTGTCCCGGTACCGGCGCGAGACCGTCGAGGTCGCCCGCACCTACGCCGAGCGCGGCGGAACCCTCGTCCTCATCACGGACGCGGAGGACGCCCCGCTCGTCCGCTACGCCGCGGCCGCGGTCGTCCTGGACCTCTCCAGCGCCTCCTACACCAACTCGCCCACCTCGGTCGCGCTCTCCCTGCACCTGTTGGCGACCCTGACCATCGCCAGTTCCAAGGGGGCCGGGCGCCGCCTGCGCGAACGGGACGCCCTCTCCGCCGAACTCGGCCTCTACACGGAGGAAGAATGA
- the menC gene encoding o-succinylbenzoate synthase produces MTRIDRIELHRVRLPLVHRFQTSSHAKTELEHILVRLTDGEGAEGWGEIASPSGPFYSAETVETCWSVAVDHLVPIVLGADWEHPGELARAMARVRGNRFARAGFDTAAWALWSLRRGVPLARALGGGRDTVEAGVSLGIEPGIDALLEQVGLRVAEGYRRVKLKIAPGWDVEPVRAVRAAFPGVPVHVDANGVYEDTEEHHAVLRELDGWGLLMVEQPFAPSALLAHARLQRTMETPVCLDESVEDPEDLNTALALGAGRVLNIKVSRMGGLTQAVRAHDIARDHGVPVWCGGMHEFGVGRAANVALSSLPGFTLPSDVSGSDKYYARDITTEPVVCTGGTVRVPTRPGAGWVPDTGFLRTVATRSLVREASAAAV; encoded by the coding sequence ATGACCCGCATCGACCGCATCGAACTCCACCGGGTGCGGCTGCCCCTGGTCCACCGCTTCCAGACCAGCTCCCACGCCAAGACGGAACTGGAGCACATCCTGGTCCGGCTCACCGACGGCGAGGGGGCGGAGGGGTGGGGCGAGATCGCCTCGCCCAGCGGCCCCTTCTACTCGGCCGAGACGGTCGAGACCTGCTGGTCGGTCGCGGTCGACCACCTGGTGCCGATCGTCCTGGGCGCCGACTGGGAGCACCCCGGGGAGCTGGCCCGCGCCATGGCCCGGGTGCGCGGCAACCGCTTCGCCCGCGCCGGCTTCGACACGGCGGCCTGGGCGCTGTGGTCGCTGCGCCGGGGCGTGCCCCTGGCCCGCGCGCTGGGCGGCGGGCGCGACACCGTGGAGGCGGGCGTCTCCCTGGGGATCGAACCGGGGATCGACGCCCTCCTGGAACAGGTCGGGCTCCGCGTCGCCGAGGGCTACCGCCGCGTCAAGCTCAAGATCGCGCCGGGCTGGGACGTCGAGCCGGTGCGGGCCGTCCGCGCCGCCTTCCCCGGCGTGCCCGTCCACGTCGACGCCAACGGCGTCTACGAGGACACCGAGGAGCACCATGCGGTCCTGCGGGAACTGGACGGGTGGGGGCTGCTCATGGTCGAGCAGCCCTTCGCCCCGTCGGCCCTGCTGGCCCACGCCCGGCTCCAGCGGACCATGGAGACCCCGGTCTGCCTCGACGAGTCGGTGGAGGACCCCGAGGACCTGAACACCGCGCTGGCCCTGGGGGCCGGGCGCGTCCTCAACATCAAGGTGTCCCGGATGGGCGGTCTGACCCAGGCCGTGCGCGCGCACGACATCGCCCGCGACCACGGCGTCCCGGTCTGGTGCGGCGGCATGCACGAGTTCGGCGTGGGCCGCGCGGCCAACGTCGCGCTCAGCTCCCTGCCCGGGTTCACCCTGCCCTCGGACGTGTCCGGCTCGGACAAGTACTACGCGCGCGACATCACCACCGAACCGGTGGTGTGCACCGGCGGAACCGTGCGGGTGCCGACGCGGCCGGGGGCGGGGTGGGTGCCGGACACCGGTTTCCTGCGCACGGTGGCGACCCGGAGCCTGGTCAGGGAGGCCTCCGCCGCGGCCGTCTGA
- a CDS encoding N-acyl-D-amino-acid deacylase family protein, giving the protein MHDIVITGGTVVDGTGAPGRRADVAVDGDRITAVGTGPLRGRRTIDATDRIVSPGFVDLHSHADFTLPASPGAVTQLAQGVTTLVTGNCGHSPFPLTERNRDAGGFAGFDPAALDWSWTDAEGYAAMLDARRPGVNVGLQIGHNMIRSAVLGGEDRAPGDAELEEMRGHVSRAAEQGVLGFSTGLIYPPGLFAATDEVVALVRRAAEHGMLYSTHVRNETDRVLEAVAEALETARSAGARLQVSHLKSMGPGNHGLALKALDLILRERERGLDVTCDVYPYTASSTSLASRLPAWALDGGAAAVAARLADTAERARIVEGLHERFGRDIDPAGIVLAEPGPGPFADRAGWSVTEIAAERGMDPAEVVLAVLAGHGDVAIVNHAMSEDDVRGVLASPISAVASDGWVLDASGPGRPHPRSFGTFARVLGRYVRDEGVLGLEEAVRRMTSLPAARAGLADRGVLAPGSAADVAVFDPERVADRSTYEDPWRLSVGTEAVLVNGVPAVEGGEATGERPGRVLRRAA; this is encoded by the coding sequence GTGCACGACATCGTCATCACCGGAGGGACCGTCGTCGACGGTACGGGGGCGCCCGGCCGCCGTGCGGACGTGGCCGTCGACGGGGACCGGATCACCGCGGTCGGAACCGGGCCACTGCGGGGGCGCAGGACCATCGACGCCACGGACCGGATCGTGTCACCGGGGTTCGTGGACCTGCACTCGCACGCGGACTTCACCCTGCCCGCCTCGCCGGGGGCCGTCACCCAGCTCGCCCAGGGCGTGACCACCCTGGTCACCGGCAACTGCGGTCACTCGCCGTTCCCGCTGACCGAGCGGAACAGGGACGCCGGGGGCTTCGCGGGCTTCGACCCGGCCGCCCTGGACTGGTCCTGGACGGACGCGGAGGGGTACGCCGCCATGCTGGACGCGCGGCGCCCCGGCGTGAACGTGGGGCTCCAGATCGGGCACAACATGATCCGCTCGGCGGTCCTGGGCGGCGAGGACCGCGCCCCCGGCGACGCCGAACTGGAGGAGATGCGGGGCCACGTGTCCCGGGCGGCGGAACAGGGCGTGCTGGGCTTCTCCACCGGGCTCATCTACCCGCCCGGCCTGTTCGCCGCCACGGACGAGGTGGTCGCGCTGGTGCGGCGGGCCGCCGAGCACGGCATGCTGTACTCCACCCACGTCCGCAACGAGACCGACCGGGTCCTGGAGGCCGTCGCCGAGGCCCTGGAGACGGCCCGGTCCGCGGGGGCGCGGCTCCAGGTGTCGCACCTGAAGAGCATGGGCCCGGGCAACCACGGGCTGGCCCTAAAGGCGCTGGACCTCATCCTGCGCGAGCGGGAGCGGGGGCTGGACGTGACCTGCGACGTCTACCCCTACACCGCGTCCAGCACCTCGCTGGCCTCGCGGCTGCCGGCCTGGGCCCTGGACGGCGGCGCGGCCGCCGTCGCGGCGCGGCTCGCGGACACGGCCGAGCGCGCCCGGATCGTCGAGGGCCTGCACGAGCGCTTCGGCCGGGACATCGACCCGGCGGGCATCGTCCTGGCCGAGCCGGGCCCGGGGCCCTTCGCGGACCGGGCCGGGTGGTCGGTCACGGAGATCGCCGCCGAGCGCGGTATGGACCCGGCCGAGGTGGTGCTGGCCGTGCTGGCCGGGCACGGCGACGTGGCCATCGTCAACCACGCGATGTCCGAGGACGACGTGCGGGGCGTGCTCGCCTCCCCGATCAGCGCCGTGGCCAGCGACGGATGGGTCCTGGACGCCTCCGGCCCGGGGCGGCCGCACCCGCGCAGCTTCGGGACGTTCGCCCGGGTGCTGGGCCGCTACGTGCGCGACGAGGGGGTCCTGGGCCTGGAGGAGGCGGTGCGCAGGATGACGTCCCTGCCCGCGGCGAGGGCGGGGCTGGCCGACCGCGGGGTGCTGGCGCCCGGGTCCGCGGCGGACGTGGCGGTGTTCGACCCGGAGCGGGTCGCGGACCGGTCCACCTACGAGGACCCGTGGCGGCTCTCCGTCGGCACCGAGGCGGTACTGGTCAACGGGGTCCCCGCCGTCGAGGGGGGCGAGGCCACCGGCGAGCGGCCCGGGCGGGTCCTGCGCCGGGCCGCCTGA
- a CDS encoding GNAT family N-acetyltransferase, giving the protein MRVQHSSPGRPASDGITVRDLTTAAEWSAASGLYRSVFGYEGPEHAVSPRLLAALRENGGSVLGAFDENGSLVGFCYGVHAVDGGAPYHYSQTAVVAPTVQGRGVGRALKRGQAEAARRTGVDTMRWAFDPYSLRNAHFNLEVLGAVGIRFLPDFYDDGGSDRVIVSWGLGTEAGRPRAEGPGHRTTVTAPAGPRTAAEDPGDRARLSAELRARFAEGLRLVSVARPENAPDTVVYTFSRGET; this is encoded by the coding sequence ATGCGTGTCCAGCACTCCTCCCCCGGACGCCCGGCCTCGGACGGGATCACCGTCCGGGACCTCACCACCGCCGCGGAGTGGTCCGCGGCCTCCGGCCTCTACCGCTCCGTCTTCGGCTACGAGGGACCCGAGCACGCGGTCAGCCCTCGCCTCCTCGCCGCCCTGCGCGAGAACGGGGGCAGCGTGCTCGGGGCCTTCGACGAGAACGGTTCGCTGGTCGGCTTCTGCTACGGCGTCCACGCCGTCGACGGCGGAGCGCCCTACCACTACTCGCAGACCGCCGTCGTGGCCCCGACCGTCCAGGGGCGCGGCGTCGGCCGGGCCCTGAAGCGGGGGCAGGCCGAGGCGGCGCGCAGGACCGGCGTGGACACCATGCGCTGGGCCTTCGACCCCTACTCGCTGCGCAACGCGCACTTCAACCTCGAAGTCCTCGGAGCGGTCGGCATCCGCTTCCTCCCCGACTTCTACGACGACGGGGGCTCCGACCGCGTCATCGTCAGCTGGGGCCTGGGAACCGAGGCCGGCCGGCCTCGGGCCGAGGGGCCCGGCCACCGCACCACGGTCACCGCGCCCGCCGGGCCCCGGACCGCGGCGGAGGACCCCGGAGACCGGGCCCGCCTCTCGGCGGAACTGCGGGCCCGCTTCGCGGAAGGCCTGCGGCTCGTCTCGGTCGCCAGGCCGGAGAATGCTCCCGACACCGTGGTCTACACCTTCAGTCGAGGAGAGACATGA
- a CDS encoding TetR/AcrR family transcriptional regulator, translating into MGETTAVTDGRRIRGERRRAEIIDATLRVVHRDGAAGVTHRTVAREAGVTASLTTYYFATLDDLLVAALSTVADHYTARIRAVTAAGGDTLRGLAELLAESAGPGRERALAERELSTLAARRPALRPLARRWREEVAGLARARTDDPAAVEALVAASDGLCASLLLGGAEADVDHLHAVLGHALTGGR; encoded by the coding sequence ATGGGCGAGACGACGGCGGTCACCGACGGGCGCAGGATCAGAGGGGAGCGCCGCCGGGCCGAGATCATCGACGCGACCCTGCGGGTCGTGCACCGCGACGGCGCAGCGGGCGTCACCCACCGCACCGTCGCCCGCGAGGCCGGGGTGACCGCCAGTCTGACCACCTACTACTTCGCCACGCTCGACGACCTCCTCGTGGCGGCGCTGTCGACCGTCGCCGACCACTACACCGCGAGGATCCGGGCCGTCACCGCCGCCGGCGGGGACACCCTGCGGGGACTGGCCGAGCTCCTCGCGGAGTCCGCGGGCCCCGGGCGCGAGCGCGCGCTCGCCGAACGCGAACTGTCCACCCTGGCGGCGCGGCGCCCCGCGCTGCGCCCGCTGGCCCGGCGCTGGCGGGAGGAGGTCGCCGGGCTGGCCCGCGCCCGCACCGACGACCCGGCCGCCGTCGAGGCCCTGGTCGCCGCCTCCGACGGGCTGTGCGCCTCCCTGCTGCTGGGGGGCGCCGAGGCCGACGTCGACCACCTGCACGCGGTCCTGGGACACGCCCTCACCGGGGGCCGGTGA
- a CDS encoding M20/M25/M40 family metallo-hydrolase yields MKRITTAPPVSDDPLGTLRALTLLESPSGDTAALAALAGVLEPLARRAGMDTARRAGTAGDHLLWSLPARGVDGPPLLFLSHYDTVWPTGTLDSMPWSVEGDVVRGPGVYDTKAGIVALLAAVERVVASGEPHPEVRAVVVADEEVGSPTAGDLVRSEAGSARAVLGLEPPHPGGDLKTGRRGSTRARIEVTGVESHAALDPDAGTNAIDELIDQLLGVREVASRLPVLLNTGTVRGGGRTNVVAGRAHADLGLRFADPENERTVLGALEGLTPVRPHARVASRLLSHRPTWREDDASRGLAASVAEIAAGIGQSLGGRPADGAADTNTTGALGVPTVDGLAPHGGGAHARDEWVSASGLTERIDLLAALVTGLHRTV; encoded by the coding sequence ATGAAACGGATCACCACTGCTCCCCCGGTCTCCGACGACCCCCTCGGCACCCTCCGCGCGCTCACCCTGCTGGAGTCGCCGAGCGGGGACACGGCGGCCCTGGCCGCCCTGGCGGGGGTACTGGAGCCGCTGGCGCGCCGGGCGGGAATGGACACCGCCCGCCGGGCCGGGACGGCGGGTGACCACCTCCTGTGGTCGTTGCCGGCACGCGGGGTCGACGGCCCGCCGCTGCTCTTCCTCAGCCACTACGACACCGTCTGGCCGACCGGCACCCTGGACTCCATGCCCTGGAGCGTGGAGGGGGACGTGGTCCGCGGGCCCGGGGTGTACGACACCAAGGCCGGGATCGTGGCCCTGCTCGCCGCCGTCGAACGGGTCGTCGCCTCAGGGGAGCCCCACCCCGAAGTGCGGGCGGTCGTCGTGGCCGACGAGGAGGTCGGATCGCCGACCGCGGGCGACCTGGTCCGCTCCGAGGCCGGGTCGGCCCGGGCGGTGCTGGGCCTGGAGCCGCCCCACCCCGGCGGGGACCTGAAGACCGGCCGCAGGGGCAGCACCCGGGCCCGCATCGAGGTCACCGGTGTGGAGTCGCACGCCGCCCTGGACCCCGACGCCGGCACCAACGCCATCGATGAGCTCATCGACCAGCTCCTGGGGGTGCGCGAGGTCGCCTCCCGGCTCCCGGTCCTGCTCAACACCGGCACCGTGCGGGGCGGCGGCCGGACGAACGTCGTCGCCGGCCGCGCCCACGCCGACCTGGGCCTGCGCTTCGCCGACCCGGAGAACGAGCGGACCGTCCTGGGCGCCCTCGAAGGGCTCACCCCGGTGCGTCCGCACGCCCGGGTCGCCTCCCGGCTGCTCTCCCACCGGCCCACCTGGCGGGAGGACGACGCCTCCCGGGGCCTGGCCGCGTCCGTCGCGGAGATCGCCGCGGGCATCGGCCAGAGCCTGGGCGGGCGCCCCGCCGACGGGGCCGCCGACACCAACACCACCGGGGCCCTGGGCGTCCCCACGGTCGACGGGCTGGCACCGCACGGCGGCGGCGCCCACGCCCGGGACGAGTGGGTGTCCGCGTCCGGCCTCACCGAGCGGATCGACCTGCTCGCCGCCCTCGTCACCGGCCTGCACCGCACCGTCTGA